GTGGGGAAGGGGATATGGGGATGTGGGAAAGGGGATGTGGGAATGGGGATGCTGAATCTGGAGGGGCAGGGGTGAGGATGGAGAGATGGGGACATTGAAGCTGGTCACAGCAGGaatggggatgtggggatgtggggatggggaGCCTGGGCGgagcaaaatggaaaaatggggaCATTGAGCCCGGCAGGACAAGGAGAGTCCCGGGCTATTTTCACTCCCCCAAGGAAGGGATCAGTTGGTGGCCTGAGGGGTGACTGACACCTGCCTGAGCGGGTGAAACGCTGGGACCTTTGCTGGCCTCTCATGGATTtgctctccccatccctcccagtcccagctggaCGATGCCGAGCCCCTGCGGCCACCGTTCCCCCCGAAGCCGAGCACCTGACAGGCAGCGGCGGCCCCGGAGGCGTCCCCGCCTCGCTGCAGCGACCGCAGGCAGGAACACGTTGTGCCACGAGCGCACccgtcctgtccctgtccccgtccccccCGTTTCCGCCCCGTCCCCCCCGCCCTTCCAGCTCCCACGAGGCCGAGCAGGAGGTCCCGGGGGCTGCGGTCCCATCCCCAAGGTCCCGGGCTCTGGTCCCTGCCTGGCCGCGGGTTTCATTTCTGCTCCCCCAGGGGCTTGAGGGGGAGGATGGAGAAGCGAAATTTTGGCAGCAGGATGTGGGcaggcggcggggccgggagggggcTGGCGGGTCCCTGCCAGGAAGAGACCACCATGTCCGGGTAACTCTTTAATGGGATGGGTGGGACTCGAAGGCTGAACTGGCCGCgggggagcagctctgtcacACTGGTCCAAGCTAAAACACCGGGGGACAGGGGCGCCCGCCCTGCCCGCGGCTCCAACGGGGATGGCCGCAGCGCTGCGGGATGCAGGAGCCATCCCTGGGGCTCAGGAGTGCTCCGGCAGGAAGCTGCTGAGAGTCAGGTTGTCTCCATCGGCCTCGGAGCTGCCGtcgggcagcagcagcttgtgCCGCCGGGCGGGGACAGGACGGGGGCCGGCGGCCGCCTCGGCGTCGGGCAGCAGCGAGGAGATACAAACCATCTCGGTGCGGCTGAAGCGGCGCTCCCCCGTCCGCGCCCGCCGCCACAGCAGCGTCCCCAGCACCCCCGTGCTCACCAGGAAGGTGGCGgccaccagccccagcagcaggatggccAGCAGGCACTTGCTCATCACCCCGCTGGGCTCCCAGGGCACCGCGGTGCCCACCGGCGTCGTGTCCCAAGTGGCCGGGAGGGTCGATGCAGGCGGAGCTCCGGATTTCTTGGGTTTCCTGTAGCCCGTGCTGGTGAGGACAAAGGCTGGGCGGGCTGTTGAGCGTGGCCCCGTGGAGGAGTCGCTGTCCAGGCCATCGGTCACTGTGTCCTCCTCGATGAGTGCCGTGAGCCAGCtgggggtggtggtggggatGCTCTTTTGGGCTGCTGATGgtgtgccaggctctgagcctggcagcagcagatcGGGAGCAGGGGAATCAGTCTCATCCATGGGATCAGCTGTGGTTGGCACCACGGGTGCCCGGCTGgcctcagtgctgggagctgctggtggggcagagcttgGGAGCAGATCAGGATCAGGGGGATCTGTCTCATCCATGGGATCGGCTGTGGTGGGCATCCGGACCAGACtggtggtggcactgggcactgctggtgcCACAGAGTCCTCCAGTAAGTCAGGTTTAGGGGAATCTGTCTCATCCATAGGCTCGGCTGTGGTGGACAGTGCAAGCACCTGGGGCAGGCTGGTGTTGGTGCCGGGCActggtgctgcagagctcaggagcagctcaggctcGGGGGAATCATCCATGGGATCGGCTGTGGTTGGCACCTGGAGCAGGCTGGCCttggtgctgggtgctggcacagagacaCCATTGCTCTTGTCACTGCTGATCATCGTGGTGGCACCGGGCTCCTGCCCACTGTCATCCCTCTTCCCacgggagaggggcaggggctTGGCCTCCCCCCAGACCCACTGCCcgccccagggcagccctggctccagcagctcagccccacacgCCCACAGGgggctcagcaccagcagcaccagcagggcccGGCCCAGCGCCATGGGAcctgcaggggacagagaggaCAGGTGACATCGGGGTCCCGCTCCCCGCAGGAGATGCTGAACCCCAGTGTGGGATCACACTCCACCCGAGGATCCTCCTTTCCCCTTCGGGTTTGGGGGATGGAGGAGGCACCCAGTATCCTGCCACAGCTCCCACCTGCGGGAGCTCAGCCcggctctgctccaggagcaaGTTTGGATGAGGAAGTTGAGTGTCTGGAAATGGGAAATCAGCCGTGATGGAGGCGGCTGCTGCGGGACGGGGCAGTTGCGGGATGAGTGTCCGTGTGGAAATGAAAGCACAGGGATGTCACCCTCATTCTGACAGACACCCCCTGCCAGGGTGCCCGTCCCCCCCGCCCACCCTCCGGGCTGGCACAGGCCTCCAGGGCTGAGGCCACCATGAGCCTGTGtctctgtgctggagcaggagaggcAAATCCAGCCCAAactcaccccaaatccccctgttCCATCACCAAtccccccccagctccctcggCAGCCCCGGTGGGTGGCGGCCACCGAGGTCCCCGAGGATCCGCACCCACCAGCATCCAGACACGGCTGAATGCTCCGAGCATCCCCGGGAGGCTCCCACACCCCCAAAGCACCCAGACCCCCAGGGACCAGCACGGAGCGTGGCACCCTCAGGAACCCTGAGCATCCCCTTTGCACCCGGAGCATCCCCAGGGCCGAGCCGCgatccagccccttcccagcagggctcacCTGTGCTGATGGGCGCGGTGGGATCCCAACTGCAGGAATCCCCGGCGAGGGCTGGCACGGAGGGGCGGGGGCAGCCTTATCACCGGCACCCGCGGGGCGTCGTGGGCCACCCCCCGCCTGCACCTCCGTCCGGGCGGGGAAGGGAGGGAGCGCGGAAAAGCGGCTGCGGTTTCGAGCCCGCGGAGGGAAGGACGTCACGCCGAGAGCGGGGCCAgtgagggctgggggctgcGGGCACCCCCGGGGAGGGTGGCAGGGTGTGGGCTGCACGCCACAAAGGGGCTTCCTCGGAGGGCTCGGCCTCACCGGAGCAGCTGCGCGCCGGGGCTCGCGTCGCTCCGAAAGCAGAAGTGACGGCAAAcctggtgccagggctgccacccCCGCGGGCACGG
This portion of the Agelaius phoeniceus isolate bAgePho1 chromosome 18, bAgePho1.hap1, whole genome shotgun sequence genome encodes:
- the SELPLG gene encoding P-selectin glycoprotein ligand 1 — protein: MALGRALLVLLVLSPLWACGAELLEPGLPWGGQWVWGEAKPLPLSRGKRDDSGQEPGATTMISSDKSNGVSVPAPSTKASLLQVPTTADPMDDSPEPELLLSSAAPVPGTNTSLPQVLALSTTAEPMDETDSPKPDLLEDSVAPAVPSATTSLVRMPTTADPMDETDPPDPDLLPSSAPPAAPSTEASRAPVVPTTADPMDETDSPAPDLLLPGSEPGTPSAAQKSIPTTTPSWLTALIEEDTVTDGLDSDSSTGPRSTARPAFVLTSTGYRKPKKSGAPPASTLPATWDTTPVGTAVPWEPSGVMSKCLLAILLLGLVAATFLVSTGVLGTLLWRRARTGERRFSRTEMVCISSLLPDAEAAAGPRPVPARRHKLLLPDGSSEADGDNLTLSSFLPEHS